A portion of the Oxynema aestuarii AP17 genome contains these proteins:
- the hpsE gene encoding hormogonium polysaccharide biosynthesis glycosyltransferase HpsE, whose protein sequence is MVDFTVAICTYNGANRLPEVLENLKKQVNTEGFSWEVIVIDNNSNDDTPQAIAIARETWPASIPFHAYFESQQGAGFARKKAICEARSPLVGFLDDDNLPEPNWVAAAVQFAREHPQAGAYGSQIHGAFEAEPPPNFRRIQSLFAIIERGSQPLCYDPKSNLLPPSAGLVVRKQAWLDNVPERCILSGRIPGSMLTSEDLEVLSYIQKSDWEIWYNPAMEIEHKIGRSRLQRAYLLPFLRGIGLSRYVTRMVRIPPSLRPLAAIVYMVNDLRKILQYLLKYRTQIKNDLIIEGEFELLTSSFISPFYLWKHGYLKKESGIP, encoded by the coding sequence ATGGTCGATTTTACAGTAGCCATCTGCACCTACAACGGTGCAAATCGCTTGCCCGAAGTGTTGGAAAATTTGAAAAAACAAGTCAATACCGAGGGCTTTTCGTGGGAAGTTATTGTCATCGATAATAACAGCAATGACGATACGCCCCAGGCGATCGCGATCGCCCGAGAAACCTGGCCCGCCTCGATTCCCTTCCACGCCTATTTTGAAAGCCAACAAGGGGCAGGGTTCGCTCGCAAAAAAGCTATTTGCGAAGCGCGATCGCCGTTAGTTGGCTTTCTCGACGACGACAATTTACCCGAACCCAATTGGGTCGCGGCGGCGGTACAATTTGCCCGCGAACACCCGCAAGCGGGAGCCTACGGCAGCCAAATTCACGGCGCTTTTGAAGCCGAACCACCGCCGAATTTCAGACGCATTCAATCGTTATTTGCTATTATAGAAAGAGGATCGCAACCGCTTTGTTACGATCCCAAAAGTAATTTACTGCCCCCTTCGGCGGGATTAGTCGTGCGTAAACAAGCATGGCTCGATAATGTTCCCGAACGCTGCATTTTAAGTGGCAGAATTCCCGGAAGTATGCTCACCAGTGAAGATTTAGAAGTGTTATCCTACATTCAAAAATCGGACTGGGAAATTTGGTACAACCCGGCGATGGAGATCGAACATAAAATCGGGCGATCGCGCCTCCAACGAGCCTATTTATTGCCCTTTTTACGCGGAATTGGCTTAAGTCGCTACGTCACCCGCATGGTTCGCATTCCGCCATCGTTGAGACCGCTAGCGGCGATCGTCTACATGGTCAACGACCTGCGAAAAATCCTCCAATACTTATTAAAATACCGCACTCAAATCAAAAATGATTTAATAATAGAGGGCGAATTTGAGTTATTAACGAGTAGTTTTATCAGTCCTTTTTATCTCTGGAAACATGGTTATTTAAAGAAGGAGTCAGGCATCCCGTAG
- the hpsE gene encoding hormogonium polysaccharide biosynthesis glycosyltransferase HpsE: MLDFTVAIPTYNGAERLPQVLEKVRSQIQTESLKWEVIVIDNNSSDNTEEVVKNYQETWPRSIPLKYILESEQGAAFARLRAVKEAKGEYIAFLDDDNWPEPNWLISAYSFCKEHPQAGAIGGQIHANYEIPPPENFKPIEPFLAIREHGSQPFRFDAANLRLPPAASLIVRKQAWQESVPPRPSLTGKLPGLLIQGDDYEPLLYLHKHGWEIWYNPEMHTYHQIPKWRLEKDYLLKLAQGCGLATCKLLMINAKPWQKPWIILRTIVGNGKRLVLHFLKYKGKLKNNLTATFQINFYLQCSLSPIELLRKR; encoded by the coding sequence ATGCTAGATTTCACTGTCGCTATTCCCACTTATAATGGAGCGGAAAGACTCCCACAGGTTTTGGAGAAGGTGCGATCGCAAATCCAAACTGAATCGCTCAAGTGGGAAGTTATTGTCATCGACAACAATAGCAGCGACAACACCGAAGAAGTTGTCAAAAACTATCAAGAAACCTGGCCGCGATCGATTCCACTGAAATACATTTTAGAGTCCGAACAAGGCGCTGCCTTCGCTCGATTACGAGCCGTTAAAGAAGCGAAAGGAGAATATATTGCCTTTCTTGACGATGACAACTGGCCCGAACCCAATTGGCTCATTTCAGCTTATTCTTTTTGCAAAGAACATCCTCAAGCGGGGGCGATCGGCGGTCAAATTCACGCCAATTACGAAATCCCTCCCCCCGAAAACTTCAAACCCATCGAACCTTTCCTCGCCATCCGAGAACATGGTTCGCAACCCTTTCGATTCGACGCAGCTAACCTCAGACTCCCTCCTGCTGCATCCCTCATCGTCCGCAAACAGGCATGGCAAGAAAGCGTCCCTCCTCGTCCCAGCTTAACCGGAAAACTCCCCGGTCTTTTAATTCAAGGCGACGACTACGAACCACTTCTTTATCTACATAAGCATGGCTGGGAAATTTGGTACAATCCTGAGATGCATACCTATCATCAAATTCCTAAATGGCGCTTAGAAAAAGACTATTTATTGAAACTAGCCCAAGGTTGTGGATTGGCAACCTGCAAACTCTTAATGATTAATGCCAAACCGTGGCAAAAACCGTGGATTATTCTTAGAACTATTGTAGGGAATGGAAAGCGTCTAGTTTTACATTTTTTAAAATATAAAGGAAAATTAAAAAATAACTTAACGGCCACCTTTCAAATTAACTTTTATTTACAATGTTCTCTAAGTCCCATTGAGTTATTGAGAAAAAGATAA
- a CDS encoding class I SAM-dependent methyltransferase, whose amino-acid sequence MDREYITKHRMVTYYNQVRIIKSLGKSVTNILEIGILNSIFAHLMSPNGYQVTTADINPDLKPDILLNLMTDFELPKDTFDVIVAFQVLEHIPYDFFEKVLIKFSEASKKYVVISLPYQSIFMTLQFHASFAWTPKYLKLEIPKFWHSTPLSEEHYWEIGLKGYPKKRILKSIETTGLKLKRQFQDPYYPYHYFFVLEK is encoded by the coding sequence ATGGATCGCGAATATATTACCAAGCATCGGATGGTAACTTACTACAACCAAGTTAGAATTATTAAATCTTTAGGAAAATCAGTTACAAATATTTTAGAAATTGGTATCTTAAATTCGATTTTTGCTCATCTTATGAGTCCTAATGGTTATCAGGTGACAACGGCTGATATTAACCCAGATCTCAAACCAGATATTCTACTTAACTTAATGACAGACTTTGAACTGCCAAAAGATACTTTCGATGTTATTGTTGCATTTCAAGTCTTAGAACATATTCCTTACGATTTTTTTGAAAAAGTTTTAATCAAGTTTTCAGAAGCCAGCAAAAAATATGTTGTAATTTCCCTACCCTATCAAAGTATTTTTATGACCCTACAGTTTCATGCTTCTTTCGCTTGGACTCCAAAATATCTAAAATTAGAAATTCCTAAATTTTGGCATTCAACTCCCTTGTCTGAAGAACATTACTGGGAAATTGGCTTAAAGGGATATCCTAAAAAACGCATCCTCAAATCCATTGAAACCACAGGTCTGAAATTGAAACGACAATTCCAGGATCCCTATTATCCATATCACTACTTTTTTGTACTTGAGAAATAA
- a CDS encoding glycosyltransferase family 4 protein — protein sequence MYIIALETDPSSSLGGKHLSLFEVCQELAKRGHHIILIYLRTGDLLEEYQKFCVNLIHIEEWRIDRQHPITSSIKFLKTITAVSCLLKIPSYRNSLIYFDNYLWSPFAIALSYLKRIPSVFHIRLALGEKIIFHKQDTYAISKINRFIAISNHTLKTWSHTLNLSPSKIQVIYNGTNTEKFKPITNYQSLRKQWKIPPGTRVISYIGRLDPEKGIETLLKACALAIVKFKIPLKIFLAGIPVAHRTEKDKQQYQLNLQKLIKDLKLQNNVKILGHVKTTSILYQLSDLTILPSIYPEPFGRSIIESMACGTPVIASNIGGIPEILGSDFEDQMFQPGDEEELSLKINAFINWRDRQKYLGEKSRKCIIEKFTLDNTIDRIEQLLLKI from the coding sequence ATGTACATTATTGCTTTAGAAACCGATCCTTCATCATCGCTTGGTGGCAAGCACTTAAGCCTGTTTGAAGTTTGTCAAGAATTAGCAAAACGGGGCCATCATATTATCCTAATTTACCTACGTACAGGCGATTTATTAGAAGAATATCAAAAGTTCTGTGTTAACTTAATTCATATCGAAGAATGGCGAATAGATCGACAACATCCCATAACTAGCAGTATAAAGTTTTTAAAAACTATTACTGCTGTTAGTTGTTTATTGAAAATACCTAGTTATCGAAATTCTTTAATTTATTTCGATAACTACCTATGGAGTCCCTTTGCGATTGCTCTCAGCTACCTTAAACGCATCCCATCTGTCTTTCATATTCGCTTAGCTTTAGGGGAAAAAATTATTTTTCATAAACAAGATACTTACGCAATTTCTAAAATAAATCGGTTTATTGCTATTTCTAATCATACCCTAAAAACTTGGTCTCACACCTTGAATCTTTCACCTTCAAAGATACAAGTTATTTATAATGGAACCAATACAGAAAAGTTTAAACCGATTACTAATTATCAGTCTCTTAGAAAACAATGGAAAATTCCTCCAGGAACTAGAGTGATTTCTTATATAGGACGTCTCGATCCTGAAAAAGGAATAGAAACTTTGTTAAAAGCTTGTGCATTAGCGATCGTTAAATTTAAAATTCCTTTAAAAATTTTCTTAGCTGGTATTCCAGTCGCTCACCGCACAGAAAAAGACAAACAACAATATCAACTGAATTTACAAAAATTAATTAAAGATCTAAAACTACAAAATAATGTAAAAATTTTAGGTCATGTCAAAACGACATCAATACTTTATCAACTTAGCGATCTAACTATTTTACCGAGCATCTATCCAGAACCATTTGGTCGCAGTATTATCGAATCGATGGCTTGTGGAACTCCAGTTATCGCCAGTAATATTGGAGGAATTCCTGAAATTCTAGGCAGTGACTTTGAAGATCAAATGTTTCAACCGGGTGATGAAGAAGAGCTATCTCTTAAAATTAATGCCTTTATTAATTGGCGAGATCGTCAAAAATATCTAGGTGAAAAAAGCAGGAAATGTATTATCGAAAAATTCACCTTGGATAACACTATCGATCGAATCGAACAGTTATTGTTAAAAATATAA
- a CDS encoding glycosyltransferase: protein MSLRKEKLTFVLKSLNYGGIERLAFNLLNFIAQRQDLSIDLVVGWGKGVYEQEIPDNVRTIDLKIHLENRIKSYISLTDKLTKYFAAENPNYIFSYLPIANICSAIAWSLHHQSSKLILIEQTLLFNDLVKLQGYRHSVKSHLKDNTKNSLFSITLPLAMKLWYPQVTAVVSDSLGLARGIEKGLNLKPGLIKTIYNPVIDKKVPIALEDSIAHPWLTSPQAPVFISVGRFAPQKDHFTLIQAFFLLRKKRPAKLIILGDGELRKQIENLVDELNIRSDVDLPGFVKNPYPYLKQANTFVLSSLWEGLPTVLIEALASGCQVVSTNCQYGPDEILENGKYGWLVPITDTSALSKAMEHSLESPIDRTLLKQRANYFTVKRAANEYLQLVGLSTE, encoded by the coding sequence ATGTCTCTTCGTAAAGAAAAACTAACATTTGTTCTAAAAAGTTTAAATTATGGAGGAATAGAGCGACTTGCATTTAACCTTCTCAATTTTATTGCTCAACGTCAAGACTTATCCATTGATTTAGTCGTAGGCTGGGGTAAAGGGGTATACGAACAAGAAATTCCCGACAATGTCAGAACCATCGATCTCAAAATTCATTTAGAGAATAGAATAAAAAGTTATATTAGTTTAACAGATAAATTAACGAAATATTTTGCAGCAGAAAATCCAAATTATATTTTTTCATATTTGCCAATTGCGAATATTTGCTCGGCGATCGCTTGGTCTCTACATCATCAAAGCAGCAAACTTATTTTAATAGAACAAACTTTATTATTTAATGATTTAGTAAAACTACAAGGATACCGTCATTCAGTCAAAAGTCATTTAAAAGATAATACAAAAAATAGTTTATTTTCTATCACTTTGCCTTTGGCAATGAAATTATGGTATCCGCAAGTAACTGCGGTTGTTTCTGATTCTCTAGGGTTAGCAAGAGGAATCGAAAAAGGCTTGAATTTAAAACCCGGTTTAATCAAAACAATTTATAACCCCGTTATTGATAAAAAAGTCCCTATAGCGTTAGAAGACTCCATTGCTCATCCTTGGTTAACTTCACCACAGGCTCCTGTTTTTATTTCCGTAGGACGATTTGCTCCACAAAAAGACCACTTTACTCTCATTCAAGCTTTTTTTCTACTCAGAAAAAAACGTCCGGCCAAACTCATTATATTAGGCGATGGTGAATTAAGAAAACAAATAGAAAACTTAGTGGATGAATTAAATATTCGCTCTGATGTGGATTTACCGGGGTTTGTTAAAAATCCATATCCTTATTTAAAACAGGCAAACACCTTTGTTCTCTCATCTTTATGGGAAGGTTTACCAACGGTCTTAATTGAAGCATTAGCAAGTGGATGTCAGGTCGTTTCAACTAACTGTCAGTATGGACCTGATGAAATTTTAGAAAATGGAAAATACGGTTGGTTAGTTCCTATAACAGATACTTCGGCCTTATCTAAAGCAATGGAACATAGTTTGGAGTCCCCCATAGATCGAACTCTTCTCAAGCAACGTGCAAACTACTTTACCGTTAAGCGAGCTGCCAATGAATATTTACAATTAGTTGGCTTATCAACCGAGTGA